In one window of Arachis ipaensis cultivar K30076 chromosome B06, Araip1.1, whole genome shotgun sequence DNA:
- the LOC107648271 gene encoding protein BIC1 isoform X2 — translation MKQDKNPPFMAHQSEADQIIPSQPLEPKDHHANMEQQQEKEEEEEEEHNSIDAREKYKDSSKVTSQDPCASKITEKEIGVAALEGEDSGREKLKRHRIEVAKRVWIPEIWEQEELLMDWIDCTAFDASLVPSTITTARAALVEQDRRRTTKATAASAGLRIENSSLHI, via the exons ATGAAACAAGACAAGAACCCTCCTTTCATGGCTCACCAATCTGAAGCAGACCAGATAATTCCTTCTCAGCCATTGGAACCTAAAGATCATCATGCCAACATGGAGCagcaacaagaaaaagaagaagaagaagaagaagaacacaaTAGCATTGATGCTAGAGAGAAATATAAAGATAGTTCCAAAGTAACATCACAAGACCCTTGTGCTTCGAAAATAACGGAGAAGGAAATAGGAGTAGCAGCATTGGAGGGAGAGGATAGTGGGCGTGAGAAGCTGAAGAGGCATAGAATAGAGGTAGCTAAAAGGGTTTGGATTCCAGAGATATGGGAACAAGAGGAGCTCTTAATGGATTGGATAGATTGCACTGCATTTGATGCTTCTTTGGTTCCAAGCACAATCACAACCGCACGTGCTGCTTTGGTTGAACAAGATCGAAGAAGAACAACCAAGGCTACTGCTGCTTCTGCTGGACTAAGAATAGAGAACAG CTCACTTCATATATAA
- the LOC107648271 gene encoding protein BIC1 isoform X1: protein MKQDKNPPFMAHQSEADQIIPSQPLEPKDHHANMEQQQEKEEEEEEEHNSIDAREKYKDSSKVTSQDPCASKITEKEIGVAALEGEDSGREKLKRHRIEVAKRVWIPEIWEQEELLMDWIDCTAFDASLVPSTITTARAALVEQDRRRTTKATAASAGLRIENRLAKRAVMRGG from the exons ATGAAACAAGACAAGAACCCTCCTTTCATGGCTCACCAATCTGAAGCAGACCAGATAATTCCTTCTCAGCCATTGGAACCTAAAGATCATCATGCCAACATGGAGCagcaacaagaaaaagaagaagaagaagaagaagaacacaaTAGCATTGATGCTAGAGAGAAATATAAAGATAGTTCCAAAGTAACATCACAAGACCCTTGTGCTTCGAAAATAACGGAGAAGGAAATAGGAGTAGCAGCATTGGAGGGAGAGGATAGTGGGCGTGAGAAGCTGAAGAGGCATAGAATAGAGGTAGCTAAAAGGGTTTGGATTCCAGAGATATGGGAACAAGAGGAGCTCTTAATGGATTGGATAGATTGCACTGCATTTGATGCTTCTTTGGTTCCAAGCACAATCACAACCGCACGTGCTGCTTTGGTTGAACAAGATCGAAGAAGAACAACCAAGGCTACTGCTGCTTCTGCTGGACTAAGAATAGAGAACAG ATTAGCGAAAAGAGCGGTAATGCGCGGTGGTTGA